In bacterium, a genomic segment contains:
- a CDS encoding tetratricopeptide repeat protein: MRKKISVLIMLVAVCSFTQAPNQAAEKAFLVAKGMYQDKLYDLAAGELQQFLQRYGSSPYAGEAQFLLAESYLNIRDYTQAIAAYRQVISRYPSLRLLDQAEFRICEALVNSGKFAEAKSGLFQFMQKYPNSTLYANARYWYGEALYREGNRDAALAYFTKVTREHPDSPLTDYAWYSSAFIYEEKQRWDQAIEAYEQILSRFRSSPLAEQSAFRLGLAHYGKKEYDVAIQKLSAAIGRYPDSRWRGEAQYFIGEAFYKKGELEKAVTAFQAISSLPTNPYSDDAQYRLSWVYVDQKENEKAIASFLATAVISPDSALAASALFQAGLRQKASGQKAAALETFERVVARFPHSEDAANATFEIASARFADKEYRQARTLYTAIRDKFPHAKVSGDAAVMIGECFLGEGLIDDANQAFRRAANEYDQKDVKARAIFKLAWSRFQNKQYDLALQNLNDVLRTYPDSDVAADAQFWQGETFFKLGRYDEAQTAYEKLLSNHPHSNRAAEAWYGLGYSQLKAGRFSDAAHSFDRAVDLAKDKPLKIDAWMRQGDAYYNAKAFTQAIAVYDKVLALAEDKAVQAEARYQTALCHWRNGDLTASQAIFVQVYTQYPSSSFAADAMYMSGRALFRANRFDDAIVEFRKLITQSPGDALADDASYAIADSYYNLGQYDLAINQYKKMMADYPNSELTADAITGIQWSLLQKGEAGQAAAAV; this comes from the coding sequence ATGCGAAAAAAAATTTCAGTGCTTATCATGCTCGTCGCCGTCTGCAGTTTTACGCAGGCGCCCAATCAAGCCGCAGAAAAGGCTTTTTTAGTGGCCAAGGGGATGTATCAGGACAAGCTCTACGATCTGGCCGCCGGAGAGTTACAACAATTTCTTCAACGGTATGGCTCCAGCCCTTACGCCGGCGAAGCGCAGTTTCTATTGGCAGAGAGCTATCTCAACATCCGCGATTACACCCAAGCTATTGCCGCCTACCGTCAGGTCATCAGCCGTTATCCTTCACTGCGCCTGCTGGATCAGGCGGAGTTTCGCATCTGTGAAGCGTTGGTCAACTCGGGAAAATTTGCGGAAGCAAAAAGCGGTCTTTTTCAATTCATGCAGAAATATCCCAACAGCACGCTCTATGCCAACGCCCGTTACTGGTATGGCGAAGCGCTTTACCGGGAGGGGAATCGCGACGCGGCACTGGCCTATTTCACCAAAGTGACCAGAGAGCATCCTGACAGCCCGTTGACCGACTATGCCTGGTATTCCTCCGCTTTCATCTATGAAGAGAAGCAGCGTTGGGATCAGGCCATCGAGGCGTATGAACAGATCCTCTCGCGCTTTCGGTCCAGTCCACTTGCCGAGCAATCGGCCTTTCGCCTGGGATTGGCCCATTATGGCAAGAAAGAGTACGATGTCGCGATTCAAAAATTGTCCGCTGCCATCGGCCGCTATCCGGACAGCCGCTGGCGCGGTGAGGCGCAGTATTTCATCGGCGAAGCTTTTTATAAAAAGGGGGAGTTGGAAAAAGCCGTCACTGCTTTTCAGGCCATCTCCAGTCTGCCGACCAATCCCTACAGCGATGACGCCCAATACCGGCTGAGCTGGGTGTATGTGGATCAGAAGGAGAATGAAAAAGCGATCGCCTCGTTTCTCGCCACCGCCGTGATCAGCCCGGACAGCGCGCTGGCGGCCTCGGCCTTGTTTCAAGCCGGCCTGCGGCAAAAAGCATCCGGACAAAAAGCAGCGGCTTTGGAAACTTTTGAAAGAGTCGTCGCGCGGTTTCCGCACAGCGAGGATGCCGCCAATGCAACCTTTGAAATCGCCTCTGCCCGTTTTGCCGACAAAGAGTACCGTCAGGCGCGCACGCTGTACACCGCCATCCGCGACAAATTTCCACACGCAAAAGTCAGCGGCGATGCGGCGGTGATGATCGGCGAATGTTTTCTTGGCGAGGGTCTGATCGATGATGCCAACCAGGCGTTCCGCCGTGCAGCCAATGAATACGACCAGAAGGATGTCAAAGCGCGCGCCATTTTCAAGCTGGCCTGGTCGCGGTTTCAGAACAAGCAGTACGACCTGGCTCTACAGAATCTGAACGATGTGTTGCGCACCTACCCGGACAGCGATGTGGCGGCCGACGCTCAGTTCTGGCAAGGCGAGACCTTTTTCAAGCTCGGGCGATATGATGAAGCACAGACCGCCTATGAAAAGTTGCTGTCAAACCATCCTCATTCAAACCGCGCCGCCGAGGCGTGGTATGGGCTGGGTTACAGCCAGCTCAAAGCCGGCCGTTTCAGCGACGCCGCCCACTCCTTTGACCGTGCCGTGGACCTGGCCAAGGACAAGCCTCTCAAGATCGACGCCTGGATGAGGCAGGGAGATGCTTATTACAATGCAAAGGCTTTCACGCAGGCCATCGCGGTGTATGACAAGGTCCTGGCGCTGGCCGAGGACAAAGCGGTGCAGGCCGAAGCCCGCTATCAGACCGCGCTGTGTCATTGGCGCAACGGCGATCTGACCGCCAGCCAAGCGATCTTCGTCCAGGTCTACACCCAGTACCCCTCCTCTTCCTTTGCCGCAGATGCCATGTACATGAGCGGCCGTGCGCTGTTTCGCGCCAACCGGTTTGACGACGCCATTGTCGAATTTAGAAAACTGATCACCCAATCGCCCGGCGATGCGCTGGCCGACGATGCGAGCTATGCGATCGCCGACAGCTATTACAACCTCGGCCAGTATGATCTGGCCATCAACCAATACAAAAAAATGATGGCCGACTATCCCAACAGCGAGCTGACCGCGGACGCAATCACCGGCATTCAATGGTCGCTGCTGCAAAAGGGCGAAGCCGGCCAGGCGGCTGCCGCGGTCAA